In Flavobacterium sp. GSB-24, the genomic window AAGTAAAAGCACCAATTAATGGATATATCAATAAAAAATATATTGAGCCAGGTTCTATTTTAGCTGGAATGCCTGCAACTGCTTTGTTTGATATCGTAAATGTTTCTAAATTAAAATTGGCAGTTACAGTAAACGAAAGCCAAGTAGCAAGTTTAAAATTAGGAAATACAGTAAACATTACAGCAAGTGTTTATCCTGATAAAACATTCTCTGGAAAAATCACTTTCATTGCTTCAAAAGCAGATGCTTCATTAAACTTCCCAGTTGAAATTGAAATCACAAACAATGCTAATAACGACTTAAAAGCAGGTATGTACGGAACTGCAAACTTTGGTTCAAACAACCAAAAACAAAACTTGAAAGTGGTTCCTAGAAATGCATTTGTTGGAAGTGTAAGCAGCAACGAAATTTTCGTAGTTGAAAATAACGTGACAAAATTGAAAAAAGTGGTTGCTGGAAGAATCTTAGGAGACAAGGTTGAAATCATCAATGGTTTGAATGACGGAGATACTGTAATTGTTACAGGTCAAATCAATTTACAAGACGGAAATACAGTAGAAATTATTAAGTAATTGTACGCTTTAAGCCGTAAGCAATAAGCTTTAAGCCTTTAATAAAAGCCTAAAGCCTACAGCGTATAGCCTACAGCAAAAAACAACATATATGAAATTAGCCGAAATATCCATAAAACGTCCGTCGTTAGTAATTGTATTGTTTACAATTCTGATTCTTGGTGGATTGTTCAGTTATAGCCAATTAGGCTACGAGCTGATCCCAAAATTCGAAACCAATGTTATTACGGTTTCAACTGTTTATCCGGGTGCTTCTCCAAGTGAGGTTGAAAATACCGTAACAAAGAAAATTGAGGACGCGATTGCATCTTTGGAAAATATCAAAAAAATTGACTCGAAATCTTATGAGAGTTTATCTGTAGTGTCAATTACATTGCTTTCTACTGCAAATGTTGATATTTCGATGAATGATGCGCAGCGAAAAATTAATGCGATTTTGAGTGATTTACCAGATGATGCTGATCCGCCGTCGTTAACCAAATTCTCTTTGAGTGATTTACCAATTATGACGCTTGGTGCGAATGGTAAAATGGACGAAGCTGCTTTTTATGATTTGATTGATAAAAAGATTGCTCCAGTTTTATCTCGTGTGCAAGGTGTTGCCCAGGTAAACATTATTGGTGGGCAGGAACGTGAGATTCAGGTAAATCTTGATGCTGTTAAAATGCAGGGTTACGGACTTTCTGTTCCTCAAGTACAGCAGACAATTTTAACTTCGAATCTGGATTTCCCTACAGGTAACATCCAAACTCGTAACCAAAAAATATTAATTCGTTTAGCGGGTAAATATAAAAATGTTGATGAATTAAGAAATTTAGTAGTTTCTTCACAAAACGGAATTCAAGTTCGTTTAGGAGATATTGCTGATGTTCAGGATACACAAAAAATCGCGGAAAAAATTGCGCGTGTTGATCAAAAAAGTGCAATTGTACTTCAAATTGTAAAACAATCAGATGCAAATGCCGTTGCGGTAAGTGAGCAGTTGGTTAAAACAATCAAAACCTTAGAGAGCGATTACAAATCAGCTCAATTGAAGTTAGATGTCGCAAAAGACAGTACTATATTTACACTTGAAGCAGCAGATTCTGTTGTACACGATTTATTAATTGCGGTTATTCTGGTAGCATTTGTAATGTTGTTCTTCTTGCACAGTATTAGAAACTCATTGATTGTAATGGTATCTATTCCTGCCTCTTTGATCGCTACATTTATTGGAATCTATTTATTAGGTTATACCCTTAACTTAATGAGTTTACTTGGTTTATCTCTTGTTGTTGGTATTCTTGTTGATGATGCCATCGTGGTATTGGAGAATATTTACCGACACATGGAGATGGGTAAAAGCCGAATTCGTGCGTCTTACGACGGAACTGCCGAAATTGGCGGTACAGTAACCTCGATTACATTAGTAATTGTGGTGGTGTTCTTACCAATTGCAATGAGTACAGGATTGGTATCAAACATTATTACGCAATTCTGTGTTACGGTAATTATATCTACAATGTTCTCATTATTGGCTTCATTTACTATTATTCCGTGGTTATCTTCACGTTTTGGAAAATTAGAGCATATTGAAGGTAAAAATCTTTTCGGTAAAGTTATCCTTGGATTTGAAAGCTATTTAACTCGTTTTACGAACTGGGTATCAAACTTACTAAACTGGTGTTTAGATCATTATGTTAAAACAATTGTAATTGTATTAGTAATGTTCTTTGGTTCTATCTTCTGGTTAATGGGAGGTGGATATATTGGAGGAGAGTTCTTCGCATCATCTGATAGTGGTGAATTCTTAGTACAAATCGAGATGCCAAAAGATGCATCGTTAGAGCAGACTAACTTTATGACGCAAAAAGCAGAAGCTTTCTTAAAAGGAGAGAAGTATGTTTTCAGTCAAATTACAACTGTAGGACAAACCAGTGAAGGTTTAGGAGCTGCTCAGGCAACTGCTTACAAAGCTGAGATCGATGTTAAAATGATCGAGCAAAAAGATCGTACAGATGATGCAAACGTTTATGCTGCTAAAACAAAACGTAAGCTGGAGAAAATCTTAGTTGGAGCTAAAGTAAAAACAGTTCCTGTAGGTATCTTAGGTACGGCTGAGGATGCAACTTTAGGTTTGATCGTTACAGGTCCAAACGTAGAAAGTGCCATGAAATTTGCAAAATTAGCTGAAGCTGAATTACGTACAATTCCTGGAACAACTGAGATCAAATTAACAGTTGAAGACGGAAACCCAGAGATTAACGTTCAGGTTGATAGAGATAAAATGGCTGCTTTAGGACTTACACTTCAAACGGTAGGTTTAACAATGCAGACAGCTTACAGCGGTAATACTGACGGTAAATTTAGAGCAGGTGAATACGAATACGACATCAATATCAAATACAACGAATTTGATAGAAAAAACATTACCGATGTTAGTAATTTGATTTTTATAAACAACGCAGGTCAGCAAATTAAATTAAATCAGTTTGCTACAATTACAGAAGGTTCTGGACCGAGTAAATTAGAGCGTAGAGATAAAACAGCTTCTGTAACCGTACAAGGACAGAACGTTGGGGTGCCAGCCGGAACAATTGTAACACAATGGCAGGAAAAATTAGATAAATTACAAAAACCAACAGGTGTTAACTACATCTGGGGTGGTGACCAAGAAAACCAATCAGAAGGTTTTGGTACATTAGGAATCGCATTATTAGCGGCTATTATTTTGGTTTACCTTGTGATGGTTGGTTTATATGATAGTTTCGTTCACCCGTTTGTTGTATTGTTTGCAATTCCGCTTTCATTTATTGGAGTATTATTTGCACTGGCATTAACAAACAACACATTAAATATCTTTACAATCTTAGGGGTCATCATGTTGATTGGTCTGGTGTGTAAGAATGCGATCATGCTTGTCGATTATACCAATCAGCGAAGAGCTGCTGGAGAATCGATCAGAACAGCATTAATCCAAGCAAACCACGCACGTTTACGTCCGATCTTGATGACAACAATTGCGATGGTATTTGGTATGTTCCCAATTGCATTAGCCTCTGGAGCTGGAGCAGAATGGAAAAACGGATTAGCTTGGGTAATTATTGGAGGTTTGATTTCTTCATTATTCCTAACGTTAATTGTAGTTCCTGTAATCTATGATATCATGGAGAAAATCATTAGAAAATTCTCTAAAGGAGAAAAAATCGATTACGAAGCTGAAATGGTTGCCGATTATGAGCATACAGAATTAAGCGAAGACGGTTTTAATCCGAAACATACTCATTAATAGTTTTGATTTTCAATAGAAATTCCAAAGTCCGAAATTGGAATTTCCCCATTAAAATCCCAAGTTCCTTCAATTAGGAATTTGGGATTTTTTTGATTCTTGAAAAATATAGAGATAATTTTAAATCATTCAATAATGAAATTCAAGTTCCTTCAAATTGGAATTTGGAATTTTAGTATTGGAATTTTAACCTTGAGATTTGGAATTTTTCTATTGTTAATTTAAAAATATGTTTATTTGCATCACCTTACTAAACTTACTATGCTACAAAAAGATAAATCTGCAGCAATTGGTTTTATTTTCATAACCATGTTAATTGATATTACAGGATGGGGAATTATAATTCCTGTAATTCCAAAATTGATTGAAGAATTGATTCATGGAGATATCAGCGAAGCCGCAAAAATTGGCGGCTGGTTAACTTTCGCATATGCGATCACACAATTCGTTTTTGCTCCAGTAATTGGAAATTTAAGTGATAAATTCGGAAGAAGGCCAATTATATTAATTTCACTTTTCGGATTTTCTTTAGATTATATTTTACTGGCTTTTTCGCCTACAATTATCTGGCTTTTTATAGGAAGAATTATTGCAGGAATTACGGGCGCCAGTATTACAACTGCTTCTGCATATATTGCAGATGTCAGTACAGCCGAAAACAGAGCTAAAAACTTTGGATTGATTGGTGCCGCTTTCGGATTAGGATTTATTATCGGACCTGTTATTGGCGGATTATTAGGACAATACGGATCAAGAGTTCCTTTCTACGCAGCAGCAGTTTTGTGTATGGTCAATTTCCTTTACGGATTTTTCATTTTACCAGAATCACTTAAGAAAGAAAACCGCAGACCTTTTGACTGGAAACGTGCTAATCCTGTTGGAGCTATTTTAGGTTTAAGAAAACATCCAACTTTAATTGGCTTAATAGCAGCTATATTTTTATTATACGTTGGTTCTCATGCCGTACAAAGTAATTGGAGTTTTTTCACCATTTATCAGTTCAATTGGGATGAACGAATGATCGGAATTTCATTAGGAATAATTGGTCTTTTAGTTGGAGTTGTACAAGGTGGATTGGTTCGTTTTATCAACCCAAGAATAGGAAACGAAAAAAGTATTTACATTGGTTTGGCGTTATATACAATCGGAATGCTGTTGTTTGCTTTTGCAACAGAAAGCTGGATGATGTTCGTATTTTTAATTCCATATTGTCTTGGCGGAATCGCTGGTCCGGCTCTACAATCTGTTGTGGCGAGTAAAGTTGCGCCAAGCGAACAAGGAGAAATTCAAGGAACTTTGACCAGTTTAATGAGCGCGTCTTCAATCATTGGTCCCCCTATGATGGCGAATACCTTTTATTTTTTTACACATAGTGATGCACCTTTTAAATTTGCCGGAGCGCCATTTATTTTGGGTGGAGCTTTAATGCTGCTAAGTACAGTTGTAGCTTATTTTTCGTTGAAAAAACATACTGTTCCCAAAATAGAAATTGATAATCAAGAAACAATATAAAACTAAAAAAGTCTTCATTCTAATGGAGACTTTTTTATTTGGAATTTGGAATTTGGAATTTGGAATTTGGAATTTGGAATTTGGAATTTTTCTATTTAAGGTACAAATAATGATTAAAATAATCAATTATAGCTTTTCCTTCCAATAAAACATCGGCACCAATAATCCCATGAACAGGTTTAGCTTTAAAAGATTCTAAAGCTTCATTTACATGAGAAAGATCAAAAATTACAATACTGAAATCCTTGTTTTTCCAAGATCCTAACTGCAATTTATTTTGAGACGAAATCTGCGTTTTCATGCCGCTTCCGCCTGCTCCAGATGCTTTTGTTTTTGAATTTTTTGCAGCCAATTCAAAAAGTTCAATACTTTCAAAACCCACGCACGTATTAGATGCGCCGGTATCTAAAATGAAATTGCCAGAGACACCATTAATTTTGGCTTTTATCTGTAAATGCTGCGTTTTAGTTATCTTGAATTTTATTTTTTTGTAATTCTCTGTTTTGAGAATTTCGTGAAGATTTTCCATTTCTGTAATGATTGAAAACCAAAAATAAGCCAATTACAGCCAAAAAACTAATGATATAGAAGATATAATTTGGAGACTTTTCTGGTTTTTGAAGAGTTCCGTAATACACAAAAGCACTCCAATAATAAGGTGACTTTTTTGCATTGGGAATTGATTTATTGTTTAAATAATCCAGTTTTGCATTGGTATTCGCTTCAAAATAAGGAACATCTTTTTGAATGTTTATATAAAAATCCGACATAAAAACCGAAGTCGTAAAATCATTTACTTTCCATAAAGAAAATAATAAATTTTGTGCTCCTGCAAATTGAAAACCTCTAGCAATACTCATTGCGCCTTCTGCTTTATACAATTTACCAATACCGGTTTCGCAGGCACTTAAAACCACTAAATCTGGATTGATATGAAGATTATATAATTCAGAATACAGAATTTCCTGATCGGAAAATTTAATACTTGCAGGAGTTTCAATATCGCCAGAAGATGCATGTGTACTCAAATGAAGCATGGAATAATGAGAGGCATTGTTTTTAAAATTAGTAAAACTTGCATTTGAATTTTCTAAATATTTTCCGCTAAAATTACTTCGGATAGATTCCATTTCTTTCTTGGAGTAACGAAGTTCAAAAGCCGATTTCTCAAAAACAGGAAAAATTCCTAAAACCGTTTTTTTCGAGTTAGAAATTGGTTTTGAGTTGAGGTAAATATTTGCTGACGTATTATAAGCAATCTTGAAATCGTTCAATAAATAATTCATTTTGCTAAAATTCGTCGTATTTGATTCTCGAGTAATTAAAGCTTCAAAAGGAAGAAAATTTAAAATTCCGTCAGGAACAATTATCAGATTTTGGTTAACATAATTGGTAGGTAATTTCAATACATCATAGGCAATTTTTGCATAGTGATTATAACCTGAAATGTCATTTGTAATAGCTTCCGGACTATTAAAATAGTTTATAAACTGAACAATTTTTGGAATTGCAATATCAGTAATATTAATATGGTTTAAAGCAATTCGGTTGTTTTGTAAAATGAAGAAATAGAGATTTTCGGATCCCATAAGATAATAAACCATCATCGCTTTATCATTTTCCAATTTCTTAAATAATGCTTTCAAATCACATTTTTCAGGAATGTAATCTGGGTTTTCAGATTGGATTTTTTTTAGTGAAATCATCAATTCATTTTGCTTTTTTATAAATTGATTGATCTTCAAAATATCAGCAGAATCTCCTTTTTGCTGTTCTTTTATAATATTATTATTTAGATTTTGAAGTTTGTATAAAAGTTTTTTTTCTTCTGTCGAAGCATTTTTAATAGTAGAGTGATAACTTTTTAAAATTCCAGCTTTTGTATTTTCAGCCAATTGAAAGGCCTTTTCCAAATATGAAGTTTTGCCTTCTTTTTTAAACAATTCATTACAAATAGAAATGCATTTCTCGGTACGATTTCGAGATCGCAGCTGCATCAGGATTTTAGAATTTTCATAAATCAAACTATTCATCATTAAATCTTCGATATAAAAAGACATATCAAAAGCTATAAGTGCCTTTTTGGGCTGATTTATCCTTAAAATTTCGGCTTGAAGATCGAGCGCGTCAACCAAGACTGTTTCTGCATACAATTGATTTTTCGCTGGAAGAACATTTTTTGAATTGTAATTTGGAATCAATGTTTTAAAAACGACAGCAATTTGCTTTGTACTTTCTTCATATTTTTCTTCATCAAAAAGCAGTAAAGCTTTTTCATAATAAAGTTTAGCTAGTTTTCTAGGCTGTTGATTTGTTGTCTGCAAAAATAATTTTTCAGCTTTTTCTAAATAAGATTTTGCAGCATCAAAATTTTGTCTTTGACGATTTAGAGCAGCAAGATTTCGATAAGAATTCGATAAGGTTTCCGATTGATTTTTTTCGGTTTGAAGATATTTTATCGAAGATTCAAATGCTTTCGTAGCTTTTCGATGAGTTTCTGGTCTCATTAAATCTCCTGTAGAACTTAGCAGATAATTATTCCCCAGATTATTCCATAAAATTCCCATTTGCAAATTGGATAGTTTCTCCGTTTTTAAAGTCTTTTCTAAAAGTTCAATAGCCAAAGAAATTTTGCCTGAACTCTGATAAACATTTGATAAATTAAGAATTGCGGCAAACTTTTGTTTTTGTGCTTCAGGATAATTTTTAGAAGTATTTACGATAAAAAAGTATTGTTTTATGGTATTTTCTGCACTGTCATAGTCGCCTAAAACGGTATATAAATTTCCCAAAGGTTTTAAGCAGAACTCAATAATGTCGTAATCGCTTAGTTTATATTTTTGATAGATTTGCCACGCTTTTTCATAACTCGAAATCGCATTTTGAGTCTGCCCAAACTGATTTTCATAATATGCTTTATTGCAGTTTAGAATCACAATGGCCAGTAATTCATCTTTGGTTTTAGGTTTAGCGCTTTTCCAAAAATCACTTTCAATATTTCTTAAATTTTGTAACGCTTCCGCGGAAGGATGAGCCGTAAAACCATCAATCGCATTATAAATTTTCTCAGCCTGATTTTGTCCAAAAACATTTAGACTCAGGAAAAGGAAAATAAAACCATATAAGCGATATAAGTTCATATTAAGCTGTTTTTTATTTCAAAGAGATTCGCAAAGAGAGCTCAGAGAGGCACAAAATACGTTTATTTACTTTGTAAGTCTTTGCGAAAAAACTTTGCGTATCTCTGCGGCACAATCTCTAAAACTTCCAAATTCCATAAAACTGAAAATAATTGAAATTCTGTTCAAAATTAATCACATATCGCGCGCCCAAACTCGGACCAATTCTGGCAAAACCAGCTGTAAGATCAAGCAGTAATCCAGTTTTAAAATTGGTAAAAGATTCTTTAGACGAACTCGATTCTGAACGGGTATTAATAATATATTTATCACTGTCGCCTTCAAAAAGATCTATTGTTCGATTGTAATTTTGTTGGGATGAAACATCAAAATTAGCCTGAATTCCAGCCCCGACTCCAAAGTAATTATTAATGTTGTAACGAATTAAAACAGGAACTTCCCAATTGACATTTTTGTTTTCTGTTGAGGTCGTAACACGTTGCAATTGTTTTTGTCCGTTAGGATTCAATACAGTCTCAGTTAGTACAGAAATGTCGCTGTCGTATTTATTTAATGCATTTTCCCACTCAACCTGCCAATAAAAGCGATACGATTTAAAAGGCGAAATTGTAGCGCCAACAAAATAACTGGTCGAATTTTCTAAATCTGGATATAAATTGTAACCCGCTTTGGCACCAATCGAAATTCCAGGCAAAAATCGAGTAGTGGCATAATTGGTAATTATCGGTTCGTTCTTGTCAAAAATAATGGCGGTTCTGCTTTTGGTTTTTACTTTATGAAAATCTTCTCCAAACTTCATCGAATATTTTACAAAACCTTTTGTAGAATCTTTTTCGTGCACATTTTTCTGTTCGCTTCCTGGGAGATAAATGTTTTTGAAGGTAAAAATGATTTGTTTCTGTTTGATAATCGTGTCTAGACAGCTTATAGTTGGTTCTTCGCCTTTAGGGCAAATTGGACATTCGGGATACATGCTTTCAATCTGGAAAGTTTTCTTGTCAAACATATCAGGAATATCAGTTTCCAAGCGAATTTTTCGAGCGGGACCTTCTCCGTTATTCTGAAAACGGGTTTTAAAATTTACCCTTTTAAAACGCACCAATCTATAATTCATAAACCTTCCGTTAGATCCCATTTTGTTTGGATCGTGAGAAGTTACGATTTCCATTTCCAGATTTTTTACTTTATGGTTTTTATAACTTCGATTCGGAACAAAAATACCTCGCATCGTAACCGTTGCACTCGTGTCTTTAATCATTTCAGGAGTAGTTTTGAAAGTATAAAAAACATTTCGCGTTTCTCCTGGATTGGCGTCATCAAATTCTAAAATAGAAACATTATGATATGTTTTATTGGCGTCTAATAACGAGGCATCCAAATCTTCTTCTGTAGTTGTATTTCGGTATTTTTTGGTTTTGAAATTTCCTTCGGCGGAAGCCATAAAATTATTCGAATCGTTAAGATCATCAACCGCAGCAACTAAGTTTTCTTTTATTTCACGTTCTCCTGCATAAGTTCTAAAGTCGCTTAATTCGAAATTGTTGTGTTTGAATTGCTTTTCATTATAAAATAAATAAAGCTTTCCGTTAGAAACATAATTTTCCAGATTTTGATAACTTACTACGACTACCATTTCCTGATCTGGAATAGGATCACAATTCTTAATAATAGCAAACCCATTCTGATCGGCAATTGAAGCGATATCGTTAAAATTCGTATCCGTAATATCATTTACTGCGACTTTTTTCGGGCGGGTTGCAGGAGGTTTCCCGTTGTCATAATTGTTTGTTACAGCAAGTCTTGTGGTGTAATTTCCTTTCTTTTTGTACACATGTTTGGGCTCTGCTTCTTTGCTGTAATGTCCGTCGCCAAGTTCCCATAAATAAGAATAACTTGGTTTTGGTGCACCAGCAATCGGAATCAAAGGCGGTGTTTCAGGCTTAAAAATAACCTGATTTCCGTTTTGTGTAAAACCAATATTGGCTCTTCGGGTTATGGTGTCTTTAACTTTTGTTTGTCCAATAGAATAAATGCTGAATAGAATAAAGAAAATAGACAGTTGTGGTTTCATAACTAGACAGTTTTGGGTTTTAAAATCAACAGAATCAATCTTAAAACAGGATTAAATGTAAAAAAAAGTGATGAGCAAATCACCACTTTTTCTTAAAAAAGCATTTGTAAGTTACTGAATGGCATTAATTGCAGCAACCAGCTGAGCTTCGGTACCGACTGTTGTTTCGGCAAGGGTAAAAGTGTAAACGTCATTGGCAGCAACGGTTACGGGTTTTATCGCATATCTCCATTGGCCATTGTCTTCAGTCACAAAAATCACGTGACAAGCTAATCCAATAGGAATTTGTCCATAATGTTCGCTAAATAAACCTGCAGGAGTAAAAGTATCAAGTTTGGCAAGTGCATTTGTTCCTTCGCCGTCGTAAGAAAGGTAAATGGCGCTGTTGTTATTATCATATCCTTCTGGTGCTTTGGCTAAAATTGTTGTTTTTGGTCTCGGATCGCTGTAAAAACGATCAACGTTTGTCCATCCAAAGTTTCCGAATGTTACATAATAATTGTTTCCTTCACCTTGTACGCCGCCTTTTCCTCCAGTTCCGTCAGCGTTTGGTTTAGCTTCTCTCCAAGCCAATTCTCCTTTTTCATCAATTACACCAGTCCACAAACTCATTAAATTGTCAAAACCGTCAGTTAAAGCTGTTGGAACAATCATATTTAATGAGCAAGAAGTTTGAAGTTCTACTCCGCCCTGAGTTGCTTTAATAAAGAATTCACCGCCAGAGATTAATAAATTTTTCTTTCCATCAGAAGTAATTCCCATTGTTGGTTTATTGGTAACCAGCATATTTCCTTTGTCAAAGAGTTCGATATATTCAATATCTACTTGTCCAGTTACGGGATTTCCGTTTTTGGTCAAACAATCTCCGTTAATGTAAAGCTTTACACCCTTTGCGGAAGTTAAAGTTACCACTCCATTTCCCGCGGTCATGGTAAAATTTTGAGTATTCCTTTTTACACCTTTTTCACTAATACTTTTAAACGCTGCTGAAGTTGGAGGTGAAAGTTTAATATCATCTCCGTCGCTGTTATCGCAGCTGGCGAAAGTTGTCATTGCTATTATTAAAAGACCGATTTTTTTAAAATTTGTTTTCATAATTTCTAGTTTTATAAATCTGGCTTGATTGTTTCAAGTGGTTTTCAGATTCTGGTTATTAATTTTATAGTTAAATCAATTCGGGTTTAATTTTGTTACCCTCAGTTTTGAATTATTTTTTAAGCTTATATGGTTATATCAATTGGCTTTAAAATTTGTTACCCATTTATTTGTTTTTTTATTTAGGCAGAAAGGCATTT contains:
- a CDS encoding efflux RND transporter periplasmic adaptor subunit gives rise to the protein MKKIIITIVIIAVAFFGISYILNKNKKENEGKTAIVAEKNAAVSVKVATVKTEDVNLGFTANGNFAPIQELTFSAEKSGKVISVLAKEGDYVRVGQTLLTVRGDVINVNAQQAQAVYQNAKSDYARYENAFKTGGVTKQQLDQAKLALTNAQSNLTQANINVGDTKVKAPINGYINKKYIEPGSILAGMPATALFDIVNVSKLKLAVTVNESQVASLKLGNTVNITASVYPDKTFSGKITFIASKADASLNFPVEIEITNNANNDLKAGMYGTANFGSNNQKQNLKVVPRNAFVGSVSSNEIFVVENNVTKLKKVVAGRILGDKVEIINGLNDGDTVIVTGQINLQDGNTVEIIK
- a CDS encoding efflux RND transporter permease subunit, whose amino-acid sequence is MKLAEISIKRPSLVIVLFTILILGGLFSYSQLGYELIPKFETNVITVSTVYPGASPSEVENTVTKKIEDAIASLENIKKIDSKSYESLSVVSITLLSTANVDISMNDAQRKINAILSDLPDDADPPSLTKFSLSDLPIMTLGANGKMDEAAFYDLIDKKIAPVLSRVQGVAQVNIIGGQEREIQVNLDAVKMQGYGLSVPQVQQTILTSNLDFPTGNIQTRNQKILIRLAGKYKNVDELRNLVVSSQNGIQVRLGDIADVQDTQKIAEKIARVDQKSAIVLQIVKQSDANAVAVSEQLVKTIKTLESDYKSAQLKLDVAKDSTIFTLEAADSVVHDLLIAVILVAFVMLFFLHSIRNSLIVMVSIPASLIATFIGIYLLGYTLNLMSLLGLSLVVGILVDDAIVVLENIYRHMEMGKSRIRASYDGTAEIGGTVTSITLVIVVVFLPIAMSTGLVSNIITQFCVTVIISTMFSLLASFTIIPWLSSRFGKLEHIEGKNLFGKVILGFESYLTRFTNWVSNLLNWCLDHYVKTIVIVLVMFFGSIFWLMGGGYIGGEFFASSDSGEFLVQIEMPKDASLEQTNFMTQKAEAFLKGEKYVFSQITTVGQTSEGLGAAQATAYKAEIDVKMIEQKDRTDDANVYAAKTKRKLEKILVGAKVKTVPVGILGTAEDATLGLIVTGPNVESAMKFAKLAEAELRTIPGTTEIKLTVEDGNPEINVQVDRDKMAALGLTLQTVGLTMQTAYSGNTDGKFRAGEYEYDINIKYNEFDRKNITDVSNLIFINNAGQQIKLNQFATITEGSGPSKLERRDKTASVTVQGQNVGVPAGTIVTQWQEKLDKLQKPTGVNYIWGGDQENQSEGFGTLGIALLAAIILVYLVMVGLYDSFVHPFVVLFAIPLSFIGVLFALALTNNTLNIFTILGVIMLIGLVCKNAIMLVDYTNQRRAAGESIRTALIQANHARLRPILMTTIAMVFGMFPIALASGAGAEWKNGLAWVIIGGLISSLFLTLIVVPVIYDIMEKIIRKFSKGEKIDYEAEMVADYEHTELSEDGFNPKHTH
- a CDS encoding TCR/Tet family MFS transporter, translating into MLQKDKSAAIGFIFITMLIDITGWGIIIPVIPKLIEELIHGDISEAAKIGGWLTFAYAITQFVFAPVIGNLSDKFGRRPIILISLFGFSLDYILLAFSPTIIWLFIGRIIAGITGASITTASAYIADVSTAENRAKNFGLIGAAFGLGFIIGPVIGGLLGQYGSRVPFYAAAVLCMVNFLYGFFILPESLKKENRRPFDWKRANPVGAILGLRKHPTLIGLIAAIFLLYVGSHAVQSNWSFFTIYQFNWDERMIGISLGIIGLLVGVVQGGLVRFINPRIGNEKSIYIGLALYTIGMLLFAFATESWMMFVFLIPYCLGGIAGPALQSVVASKVAPSEQGEIQGTLTSLMSASSIIGPPMMANTFYFFTHSDAPFKFAGAPFILGGALMLLSTVVAYFSLKKHTVPKIEIDNQETI
- a CDS encoding retropepsin-like aspartic protease → MENLHEILKTENYKKIKFKITKTQHLQIKAKINGVSGNFILDTGASNTCVGFESIELFELAAKNSKTKASGAGGSGMKTQISSQNKLQLGSWKNKDFSIVIFDLSHVNEALESFKAKPVHGIIGADVLLEGKAIIDYFNHYLYLK
- a CDS encoding CHAT domain-containing protein, with product MNLYRLYGFIFLFLSLNVFGQNQAEKIYNAIDGFTAHPSAEALQNLRNIESDFWKSAKPKTKDELLAIVILNCNKAYYENQFGQTQNAISSYEKAWQIYQKYKLSDYDIIEFCLKPLGNLYTVLGDYDSAENTIKQYFFIVNTSKNYPEAQKQKFAAILNLSNVYQSSGKISLAIELLEKTLKTEKLSNLQMGILWNNLGNNYLLSSTGDLMRPETHRKATKAFESSIKYLQTEKNQSETLSNSYRNLAALNRQRQNFDAAKSYLEKAEKLFLQTTNQQPRKLAKLYYEKALLLFDEEKYEESTKQIAVVFKTLIPNYNSKNVLPAKNQLYAETVLVDALDLQAEILRINQPKKALIAFDMSFYIEDLMMNSLIYENSKILMQLRSRNRTEKCISICNELFKKEGKTSYLEKAFQLAENTKAGILKSYHSTIKNASTEEKKLLYKLQNLNNNIIKEQQKGDSADILKINQFIKKQNELMISLKKIQSENPDYIPEKCDLKALFKKLENDKAMMVYYLMGSENLYFFILQNNRIALNHINITDIAIPKIVQFINYFNSPEAITNDISGYNHYAKIAYDVLKLPTNYVNQNLIIVPDGILNFLPFEALITRESNTTNFSKMNYLLNDFKIAYNTSANIYLNSKPISNSKKTVLGIFPVFEKSAFELRYSKKEMESIRSNFSGKYLENSNASFTNFKNNASHYSMLHLSTHASSGDIETPASIKFSDQEILYSELYNLHINPDLVVLSACETGIGKLYKAEGAMSIARGFQFAGAQNLLFSLWKVNDFTTSVFMSDFYINIQKDVPYFEANTNAKLDYLNNKSIPNAKKSPYYWSAFVYYGTLQKPEKSPNYIFYIISFLAVIGLFLVFNHYRNGKSSRNSQNRELQKNKIQDN
- a CDS encoding PKD domain-containing protein, with product MKPQLSIFFILFSIYSIGQTKVKDTITRRANIGFTQNGNQVIFKPETPPLIPIAGAPKPSYSYLWELGDGHYSKEAEPKHVYKKKGNYTTRLAVTNNYDNGKPPATRPKKVAVNDITDTNFNDIASIADQNGFAIIKNCDPIPDQEMVVVVSYQNLENYVSNGKLYLFYNEKQFKHNNFELSDFRTYAGEREIKENLVAAVDDLNDSNNFMASAEGNFKTKKYRNTTTEEDLDASLLDANKTYHNVSILEFDDANPGETRNVFYTFKTTPEMIKDTSATVTMRGIFVPNRSYKNHKVKNLEMEIVTSHDPNKMGSNGRFMNYRLVRFKRVNFKTRFQNNGEGPARKIRLETDIPDMFDKKTFQIESMYPECPICPKGEEPTISCLDTIIKQKQIIFTFKNIYLPGSEQKNVHEKDSTKGFVKYSMKFGEDFHKVKTKSRTAIIFDKNEPIITNYATTRFLPGISIGAKAGYNLYPDLENSTSYFVGATISPFKSYRFYWQVEWENALNKYDSDISVLTETVLNPNGQKQLQRVTTSTENKNVNWEVPVLIRYNINNYFGVGAGIQANFDVSSQQNYNRTIDLFEGDSDKYIINTRSESSSSKESFTNFKTGLLLDLTAGFARIGPSLGARYVINFEQNFNYFQFYGIWKF